Proteins from a genomic interval of Leifsonia shinshuensis:
- a CDS encoding Ig-like domain-containing protein: MPDDTASHRTVPDPTSPPRRPGSRRARRRAIAGTVALGLVSLGVSLPAHAATVTLPDMTINVPTSLISIGIDPATQHRMLRYTHITEDSGTGPFELDPSYDATTGIASWVQRIYNSPSPGTWTTDHTVPLAVNGVRVAPDDFRFPLTSFTLNHVLANGTIGAVAATSPKTDYCMTGDTRVGDVPNTPAVSSPSTSNCGDPTLPLGWSVGWGDQYDQTDSGQPIDLTGVPDGSYALVATVDPQHVLTESNATNNVTVTKLTIAGASITVGAQTRPATVPPSVRVTSPAAGSSVSGTVPLTVTATANAPASVASVQYLLDGSPLGPALTAAPFGFSWTVGSTPPGPHRLSARVTDTTGLMDTAPVDAITVAPPPLPSGLAVDQTVTAQGHGSVTAAGISPRAAGEVFVALVGSDGPPTAGAQTSTVSGGGLTWRRLTRADTQFGDSEIWTATASGTPAAVSVTAVPGVAGYDQQLTVLTYAGAAGAGAAASASAGSGAPSVPLVTTAAGSLAVGVGNDWDAATARTPVAGQLVTSQWLDPGTGDTFWTQGTTAAGGAAGSHITIADTAPTADRWNLAAAEVVAGAPAPPDTVPPTVAILNPAPGQTVSGTVPVAATASDNVAVASVQFLLDGAPLGAPVTAPPYSVQWDTTTAAAGAHTLGAVATDTSGNHGTAAPIPVTVQNPAPPMTCFVLQAQKTVHGTGTVSAPSLTTALPGEFLVAFVASDGPASAGSQQVTVAGGGLTWTLAARANGQAGDAEIWTAPAAALLSGATITSTPLAQGYDQSLTVIATEGVAGAGATATASAVTGAPSVKVTTVAATSLVFAVGADWDNAIARTLPTGLVPLDQWVDTGSGDTMWSEYTNQATGAAGSVVTIGATAPTTDRWDVAAVELRNSGG, translated from the coding sequence ATGCCCGATGACACCGCTTCCCATCGAACCGTTCCGGACCCGACCAGTCCCCCACGACGACCCGGATCGCGACGAGCGCGCCGACGCGCGATCGCCGGCACGGTCGCGCTCGGCCTCGTCTCGCTCGGCGTCTCGCTGCCCGCGCACGCGGCGACCGTGACGCTGCCGGACATGACCATCAACGTGCCCACCTCGCTCATCTCCATCGGCATCGACCCGGCCACGCAGCACCGGATGCTGCGGTACACCCACATCACCGAGGACAGCGGGACCGGGCCGTTCGAGCTCGATCCGTCCTACGACGCGACGACCGGGATCGCGAGCTGGGTCCAGCGGATCTACAACAGCCCGTCGCCGGGGACCTGGACCACCGACCACACCGTTCCCCTGGCCGTGAACGGCGTCCGGGTCGCGCCGGACGATTTCCGGTTCCCGCTCACCTCGTTCACCCTGAACCACGTCCTCGCGAACGGGACGATCGGCGCCGTCGCCGCGACGAGCCCCAAGACCGACTACTGCATGACCGGTGACACCCGGGTCGGGGACGTCCCGAACACGCCGGCCGTGTCCTCGCCGTCGACCAGTAATTGCGGCGACCCGACCCTGCCGCTCGGCTGGAGCGTCGGCTGGGGCGACCAGTACGACCAGACCGACTCGGGGCAGCCCATCGACCTGACCGGGGTGCCGGACGGGTCCTACGCGCTCGTCGCGACAGTCGACCCGCAGCACGTGCTGACCGAGAGCAACGCGACGAACAACGTGACCGTGACCAAGCTGACCATCGCCGGCGCCAGCATCACCGTGGGCGCGCAGACGCGGCCGGCGACCGTGCCGCCGAGCGTGCGGGTGACCTCCCCGGCGGCCGGCTCCTCCGTCAGCGGGACGGTGCCGCTCACGGTCACCGCGACCGCGAACGCGCCGGCGTCGGTGGCCTCGGTGCAGTACCTGCTCGACGGCTCGCCGCTCGGGCCCGCACTGACCGCCGCGCCGTTCGGCTTCTCGTGGACGGTCGGCAGCACGCCGCCGGGGCCGCATCGGCTGAGCGCGCGCGTCACGGACACGACCGGCCTGATGGACACCGCCCCGGTCGACGCGATCACGGTCGCGCCGCCGCCGCTCCCCAGCGGGCTGGCGGTGGACCAGACGGTGACCGCGCAAGGCCACGGCTCGGTGACGGCGGCCGGGATCTCGCCGCGCGCGGCCGGGGAGGTCTTCGTCGCCCTCGTGGGTTCCGACGGACCGCCCACCGCGGGCGCGCAGACGTCCACCGTGAGCGGCGGCGGGCTGACCTGGCGGCGCCTGACGCGCGCCGACACGCAGTTCGGCGACAGCGAGATCTGGACGGCCACCGCATCGGGAACGCCGGCGGCGGTCAGCGTGACCGCCGTGCCCGGCGTCGCGGGCTACGACCAGCAGCTCACAGTGCTCACCTACGCGGGCGCCGCCGGTGCGGGAGCCGCGGCTTCCGCCTCCGCCGGGAGCGGCGCGCCGAGCGTGCCGCTCGTCACCACGGCCGCCGGCTCCCTCGCCGTCGGGGTCGGCAACGACTGGGACGCCGCGACCGCGCGGACCCCGGTCGCCGGACAGCTCGTGACGTCGCAGTGGCTGGACCCCGGCACCGGCGACACCTTCTGGACACAGGGGACGACGGCGGCCGGCGGCGCCGCCGGGTCGCACATCACCATCGCCGACACCGCACCCACGGCGGACCGGTGGAACCTCGCCGCGGCGGAGGTCGTCGCGGGGGCGCCGGCGCCTCCCGACACCGTGCCGCCCACCGTCGCCATCCTGAACCCGGCGCCAGGGCAGACCGTCTCCGGCACGGTCCCGGTCGCGGCCACCGCGAGCGACAACGTCGCCGTCGCGTCGGTCCAGTTCCTCCTCGACGGGGCCCCGCTGGGCGCGCCCGTCACGGCGCCGCCCTACTCGGTCCAGTGGGACACCACCACCGCCGCCGCGGGAGCGCACACGCTCGGGGCCGTCGCGACCGACACGAGCGGCAACCACGGGACGGCCGCGCCGATCCCGGTCACCGTGCAGAACCCGGCGCCGCCGATGACCTGCTTCGTCCTGCAGGCGCAGAAGACGGTGCACGGCACCGGGACGGTCTCGGCGCCGAGCCTGACCACCGCCCTCCCCGGGGAGTTCCTGGTCGCGTTCGTCGCGTCGGACGGTCCGGCGTCGGCCGGCTCCCAGCAGGTCACGGTCGCCGGAGGCGGCCTGACCTGGACGCTCGCCGCGCGAGCCAACGGCCAGGCCGGCGACGCCGAGATCTGGACGGCTCCGGCCGCGGCGCTCCTGAGCGGCGCGACCATCACCTCCACCCCGCTCGCCCAGGGCTACGACCAGTCGCTCACGGTCATCGCGACGGAGGGCGTGGCCGGCGCCGGCGCGACCGCGACCGCCTCAGCGGTCACGGGCGCGCCGTCGGTGAAGGTCACCACCGTGGCCGCGACCTCACTCGTCTTCGCCGTCGGCGCGGACTGGGACAACGCGATCGCCCGCACGCTGCCCACCGGGCTCGTGCCGCTCGACCAGTGGGTGGACACCGGCAGCGGCGACACGATGTGGTCCGAGTACACCAACCAGGCGACGGGCGCCGCGGGCAGCGTCGTCACGATCGGTGCGACCGCCCCGACCACGGACCGGTGGGACGTCGCGGCGGTGGAGCTCCGCAACTCCGGCGGCTGA
- a CDS encoding cadmium resistance transporter, with protein sequence MLSTVATAIGLFAATNIDDFVVLTLFFLAAQRGAIRAWKVVVGQYAGVLALIVVSLIAGLGLTLLPARYVGLLGLIPLALGVRGLIRYARARGLPREIRSSLNPGGLGGVVGITLANGGDNLAVYTPVFRVQAAAETVVTVVVFVVLIGVWIVAARLVAGHPRVLRAVERVEAWLVPAVFCVLGVLVIVRSGLLG encoded by the coding sequence ATGCTCTCCACTGTCGCGACCGCCATCGGGCTCTTCGCCGCGACCAACATCGACGACTTCGTCGTCCTGACGCTGTTCTTCCTCGCCGCGCAGCGCGGCGCCATCCGCGCCTGGAAGGTCGTCGTCGGCCAGTACGCCGGCGTGCTCGCGCTCATCGTGGTGAGCCTCATCGCCGGCCTCGGCCTGACCCTCCTGCCCGCCCGGTACGTGGGGCTGCTCGGCCTGATCCCGCTCGCCCTCGGCGTGCGCGGGCTCATCCGCTACGCCCGCGCGCGCGGCCTCCCGCGGGAGATCCGCTCCTCGCTCAACCCGGGCGGCCTCGGGGGCGTCGTCGGGATCACCCTGGCCAACGGCGGCGACAACCTCGCGGTCTACACGCCGGTGTTCCGGGTGCAGGCCGCCGCGGAGACTGTGGTCACGGTGGTCGTGTTCGTCGTGCTGATCGGCGTGTGGATCGTCGCCGCCCGGCTGGTCGCCGGCCACCCCCGGGTGCTGCGCGCCGTCGAGCGGGTGGAGGCCTGGCTGGTGCCCGCCGTGTTCTGCGTCCTCGGCGTGCTGGTCATCGTGCGGTCGGGACTGCTCGGCTGA
- a CDS encoding LCP family protein — MKPPVLPAPRRPDAPDTGAARAGATAAAAPAAAARRPARRRHPRSVYVRRRIVVGTLALGVLLVVAIVAFAVFSFADLMTGLHRSDLASAAGGDQNILVMGLDSRLDENGDALPAATYNALHAGSQDDGGYNANVLMLIHIPADGGKAVGISIPRDDYVPLSGKPDGVSQSKIKEAYGLELDQKLTELMKAGKLSRADAYQEARAAARRTEIATVSAFLGGVPINHFIEVTMAAFYQVAQAVQPVTVCIAEDTKDPYSGADFTAGVQQLSASQAVSFVRQRRDESNPSLNFTDLDRERRQQAFIVSLATKLKKADTFANPATLESLISAAKQNIALDSGLNLLDFASDASHFAGGNITFDTLPIAGYGVRDGQDVNLVDTKQIHATVRQLLNPATASPAPAAPAKSSTSKGSGSSGSGAAQSSGSAPAAPAPAAPNGTYTDPTAPLPSGGVPCVK, encoded by the coding sequence GTGAAGCCGCCCGTACTGCCCGCACCACGCAGGCCGGACGCGCCCGACACCGGCGCCGCCCGCGCCGGCGCGACCGCCGCGGCTGCCCCCGCCGCAGCCGCGAGGCGGCCGGCGAGACGCCGCCATCCGCGCAGCGTCTACGTGCGACGGCGGATCGTCGTCGGCACCCTCGCCCTCGGCGTCCTGCTCGTCGTGGCGATCGTCGCCTTCGCCGTCTTCTCGTTCGCCGACCTGATGACCGGACTGCACCGCTCCGACCTCGCCTCGGCCGCGGGCGGCGACCAGAACATCCTGGTGATGGGGCTGGACAGCCGGCTGGACGAGAACGGCGACGCCCTCCCCGCCGCCACGTACAACGCCCTGCACGCCGGCAGCCAGGACGACGGCGGCTACAACGCCAACGTGCTCATGCTCATCCACATCCCCGCCGACGGCGGCAAGGCGGTCGGCATCTCGATCCCGCGCGACGACTACGTGCCGCTGTCCGGCAAGCCCGACGGCGTCTCCCAGTCGAAGATCAAGGAGGCCTACGGGCTGGAGCTCGACCAGAAGCTCACCGAGCTGATGAAGGCAGGGAAGCTCAGCCGCGCCGACGCGTACCAGGAGGCACGCGCGGCCGCCAGGCGGACCGAGATCGCCACGGTCTCGGCGTTCCTCGGCGGCGTGCCGATCAACCACTTCATCGAGGTCACGATGGCCGCGTTCTACCAGGTCGCCCAAGCCGTCCAGCCGGTGACCGTGTGCATCGCGGAGGACACCAAGGACCCGTACTCCGGAGCGGACTTCACGGCGGGGGTGCAGCAGCTCTCGGCGTCGCAGGCGGTGAGCTTCGTGCGGCAGCGCCGCGACGAGAGCAACCCCTCCCTGAACTTCACCGACCTCGACCGCGAGCGCCGCCAGCAGGCGTTCATCGTGTCGCTGGCCACGAAGCTGAAGAAGGCGGACACGTTCGCGAACCCGGCGACGCTGGAGTCCCTGATCTCGGCGGCCAAGCAGAACATCGCCCTCGACTCCGGCCTGAACCTGCTCGACTTCGCCTCGGACGCCTCCCACTTCGCCGGAGGGAACATCACCTTCGACACACTCCCGATCGCGGGCTACGGCGTCCGCGACGGCCAGGACGTCAACCTCGTCGACACCAAGCAGATCCACGCCACCGTGCGACAGCTGCTGAACCCGGCGACCGCGAGCCCGGCCCCGGCGGCACCGGCGAAGTCGTCAACGTCGAAGGGGTCGGGGTCGTCCGGATCCGGGGCCGCGCAGTCGTCCGGGTCTGCGCCCGCGGCCCCGGCGCCGGCGGCTCCGAACGGCACGTACACGGATCCCACCGCGCCCCTGCCCTCGGGCGGCGTGCCGTGCGTGAAGTGA
- a CDS encoding LuxR C-terminal-related transcriptional regulator: MVSDRHDDLADDVDVHRGSGPGLPDEVDDAVAALPSLISRGDLAAANALVRRFWFELLRSHGDELRVALDAIPAAALRDHPLLTMMLGICYNGVPHKRARALRYFATAVRAARSGRPALDAVDRALILVSESAVYRLVGRPARGVKPAHSAIRILDGMSSAELEAVSSLPRVYSQAGVSLYYGGDLNGALAAFESGLAESMDKRSSDGFGNLAMLAGIRALRGELHEARVYIELAHSPEWSDDQRSMYTGTFYRIAEAISALEEFDPVAARAHLSAMVNDPRTIEHWITIATTEALAALLSGRPGEGLSRLDAVAGSRSEGRSAAARGRLSATRALLQLALGARDAAGVILHRDASPGPDRHIAQARVELVAGRSGSALRELGKIAGDDLPPRAVAEAMTIEAAALLRLPSSVRSTGVVEHLGSLLEHTGLRMPLALVPPADFGRLRAALVEQGFGGVFEGRDIRSVLAETTPATILSEREQVVLAALLRHSSPTGIAAELVVSVNTVKTQLRSIYRKLGVSSRDEAIAVALDRHLLADRDG, encoded by the coding sequence ATGGTGAGTGATCGGCACGACGATCTCGCTGACGATGTCGATGTCCACCGGGGTTCCGGGCCGGGGCTTCCGGACGAGGTCGACGACGCGGTCGCGGCACTGCCGTCGCTCATCTCGCGAGGCGATCTGGCGGCGGCGAACGCTCTGGTTCGCCGATTCTGGTTCGAACTGCTTCGCTCGCACGGCGACGAGCTGAGGGTCGCGCTGGACGCGATCCCGGCCGCCGCGCTGCGCGACCACCCGCTGCTGACGATGATGCTGGGCATCTGCTACAACGGCGTTCCGCACAAGCGCGCCAGAGCGCTGCGCTACTTCGCCACCGCGGTGCGCGCCGCGCGCTCCGGCCGGCCGGCTCTCGACGCGGTGGACCGTGCGCTGATCCTCGTCAGCGAGAGCGCCGTCTACCGGCTGGTCGGCCGTCCCGCGAGGGGGGTCAAGCCCGCGCACTCCGCGATCCGGATCCTCGACGGGATGAGCTCCGCCGAGCTCGAAGCGGTCAGCTCGCTGCCGAGGGTCTACTCGCAGGCCGGTGTCAGCCTGTACTACGGCGGCGACCTGAACGGGGCCCTGGCCGCCTTCGAGTCGGGCTTGGCGGAGTCCATGGACAAGCGGTCCTCCGACGGATTCGGCAACCTCGCGATGCTCGCCGGCATCCGCGCCCTGCGCGGGGAGCTGCACGAGGCGCGGGTCTACATCGAGCTGGCGCACTCCCCGGAGTGGTCCGATGACCAGCGGTCGATGTACACCGGGACGTTCTATCGCATCGCCGAGGCGATCTCCGCCTTGGAGGAGTTCGACCCGGTCGCCGCCCGGGCTCACCTCTCCGCGATGGTCAACGACCCGCGCACGATCGAGCACTGGATCACGATCGCCACGACCGAGGCCCTGGCCGCGCTGCTCTCCGGTCGCCCCGGCGAGGGGCTCTCGCGGCTGGACGCCGTCGCCGGCTCGCGCAGTGAGGGCCGGTCCGCGGCGGCGCGCGGGCGGCTCTCCGCGACGCGCGCGTTGCTCCAGCTGGCTCTGGGCGCGCGCGACGCAGCCGGCGTCATCCTCCACCGCGACGCGTCGCCCGGCCCGGACCGTCACATCGCGCAGGCGCGCGTCGAGCTCGTCGCGGGTCGAAGCGGGTCGGCCCTGCGGGAACTGGGCAAGATCGCCGGTGACGACCTCCCGCCGCGAGCCGTGGCGGAGGCCATGACGATCGAGGCTGCGGCACTGCTCCGGCTTCCTTCGAGCGTCCGGTCGACGGGAGTGGTCGAACATCTCGGTTCGCTGCTCGAGCACACCGGCCTGCGGATGCCGCTGGCGCTCGTCCCGCCTGCCGATTTCGGGCGACTCCGCGCGGCATTGGTCGAACAGGGGTTCGGCGGCGTGTTCGAGGGACGCGACATCCGGTCCGTCCTCGCCGAGACGACCCCGGCCACGATCCTCAGCGAACGCGAGCAGGTCGTGCTCGCGGCGCTCCTGCGGCACAGTTCGCCGACCGGGATCGCAGCGGAGCTGGTGGTCTCGGTGAACACGGTCAAGACGCAGTTGCGCAGCATCTACCGCAAGCTCGGCGTGTCGAGCAGGGACGAGGCGATCGCGGTCGCCCTCGACCGGCACCTGCTGGCGGATCGCGACGGCTGA